The nucleotide sequence CGGCTCCTTGATCACGGGGCGGCCGTAGTAGGAGTCCGGCCGCGCCGGCTCCACCATGCGCCGCTCACGCGTGCTCATCGCCGCCCGCCGATGAAGGCCGCGGCCACGCCCGCCCCCACTGCCAGCGCCGCCGCTCCCACCGCCCGCCAGATCTCCGGCAGGTCGAAGGTGGTGTCCACCGGGTCGGGCGGCAGCCCGTACACCTCGGGCTCGTCGAGCAGGAGGAAGAAGGCGCCGGCGGCGCCGATGCCGTCGCCGGGCCCATCGAGGTAGAGGCGCGCGTCGGCCAGCCCCTGCTCCTTCAGGCTCTCAACCCGCGCGCGTGCGCGCGTGAGCAGCTCGTCGTGCTCGCCGAACTGGATCGAATCGGTCGGGCACGCCTGCGCGCAGGCGGGCTCCCTGTCGTCCTTCAGGCGGTCGTAGCAGAGAGTGCACTTCCACACCCGGCCGTCCTCCTCGCGCCGGTCGAGCACGCCGAACGGGCAGGCCGGCACGCAGTAGCCGCAGCCGTTGCAGACGTCCTCCTGCACGACGACGGTGTCGAACTCGGTGCGAAACAGAGCCCCGGTGGGACACACGTCGAGGCAGGCCGCGTGCGTGCAGTGCTTGCAGACGTCCGAGGACATCAGCCAGCGCATGCCGCCGTCCGCCGCCATCCCGCCGTTCTCCTGCGCGAGCTCGTTGGCGGCGGCGACCTTCACGAGGTCGCCCTCGCCGTCGTCGGCGCTGAGCGGCACCCGCTGCTCCACGAACGCCACGTGTCGCCAGGTGTTGGCGTTCAGCTCGCTGGTGTTGTCATAGGACTCTCCGGTGAAGCCCTGGTGGTCGTCGGGGATCCCGTTCCACTCCTTGCACGCCACCTCACACGCCTTGCAGCCGATGCAGACCGAGGTGTCGGTGAAGAAGCCCACGCGCTCCCGCTGTTCCGGCCCGTAGGTCATGAGCGGCGCCCGCGGTACCCCGCCACGAACGCCGGCAGCGCCGGCCCGCGCGGACGGCGCCCCGGCACGATGTCGCAGGTGGCGGCCTTGGCCTCCTGGATGTGCACGTTGGGGTCGAGCACGATCGCGAAGAGGTCGTTGGCGGAGTCGCCCACCGACACCCCGCGCCATCCCCAGTGGTAGGGCAGGCCCACCTGGTGCACGGTGCGGCCGTCCATGCGCAGCGGCGCCATCCGCTCGGTCACGAGCACGCGCGCCTCGATCGCGCTCCGGGCGGAGACGATCGTGGCCCACTCGCCGTGCTCGAGCCCGCGCTCGGCGGCCAGCTCGGGCGAGATCTCACAGAACATCTCCGGCTGGAGCTCGGACAGGTGGGGCACGGTGCGGCTCATGCCGCCCGCGGTGTGGTGCTCGGTGAGCCGGTAGGTGGTGACCACGTACGGGAACACGCCCCCGGCGTTGTCCTCGTTGCCCGGCCGCTGGAACTGCTCGCGCGCGGGGTTGGACTGCTGGCCGTAGAGCAGGTTCTCGACGGGCGACTCATGCGGCTCATAGTGGGTCGGGAAGGGCCCGTCGGTCAGCCCCGCCGGCACGTACAGCCAGCCGCGGCCGTCCGCCTGCATGACGAACGGCTGGTCGCCGCGCAGGGCGTCCTCCGCGCGCGAATTCCTGGACGGCTCGTAGTCCGGCGGCATGGACGCCTTGAAGTCCGGCACGTCGTAGCCCGTCCACTCGCCCTCCTCGGGGTCCCACCAGACGTACTTCTTGCGCTCCGACCACGGCTTGCCGTCGGGATCGGCCGAGGCGCGGTTGTAGATGATGCGCCGGTTCATCGGCCATGCCCAGGCCCACTCGGCCGCCACCCAGTCCTGCTCGCCCCCGGGCTTGCGCCGCGCCGTCTGGTTCACGCCGTCCGCGTAGCAGCCGGAGTAGATCCAGCAGCCGCAGGCGGTCGAGCCGTCGGCCTTCAGCGAGGTGTAGCCCGGCACGGGATCGCCGCCGGCGGTCTCGTAGCCGTTGATCTCCCGCAGCACGGCCTCGGCCTCGGGCTCGTCGTGCGGGCCGTGCGTCGGGTAGTCCCACGTGAGGTCGAGCACGGCGCGGTCCTTGGGGTCGCCCGAGGCGGCGAGCTTCTCCCGCACCCGCTTGCCGAGGTGGTACATGAACCACAGCTCGGAGCGGCAGTCGCCCTTGGGCTCCACCGCCTTGTGGTGCCACTGGAGCAGGCGCTGGGTGTTGGTGAAGGTCCCGTCCTTCTCCGTGTGGGCGGCCGCCGGCAGGAAGAAGATCTCGGTGCCGCAGTCCTCCGGCACGATCTCGCCCGTCTCGACCTCCGGGCCGTCCTGCCAGAAGGTGGCGCTCTCGATCAGCGAGGTGTCGCGCACCACCAGCCAGTCCAGCTCGGCCAGCGCCAGCCGGTGGAGCCTCGAGTTCGAGGAGCCGACGGCAGGGTTCTCCCCCATCACGAAGTAGCCGCTCACCTTGCCGTCCAGCATGTCGAGCGCCGTCTGATAGGCGGAGTGGCTGCCGTTGATCCTGGGCAGGTTGTCGAAGGCCCAGTCGGTCTCCTCCGTGGCGGCGTCTCCGTACCAGGCCTTCATCAGGCTCGTGAAGTACTCCTCCATGTGGCCCCAGTAGCCGGCGTGCGCGGCGTTGGCCTCCACGTACCCGCGGTGGTTCTGGTGCGCATGGGGATGCGGCATGGGCAGGTAACCCGGCAGGATGTTGTAGAGCGTCGGAATGTCGGTGGAGCCCTGGATCGACGCGTGGCCGCGCAGGGCCAGGATCCCGCCGCCCGGCCGCCCGATGTTGCCCAGCAGCAGCTGGACGATGGCGGCGGCGCGGATGTACTGGACGCCCACGGTGTGCTGCGTCCAGCCCACCGCGTAGCAGAAGGCGCTGGTTCGCTCACGGCCGGAGTTCTCGCAGAGCGACTCCGCCACCTCGAGGAACGTCTCCTTCGGGACGCCGCAGATCCTCTCCACCATCTCCGGGGTGTAGCGCCGGTAGTGGCGCTTGAGCAGCTGGAACACACAGCGCGGGTGCTGCAGGGTGTGGTCCACCTCCGGCGGCTCGCCGTGCTCGAGGCGGCCCCCATGCGCGCCGTGTGACTGCTCGCCCAGCAGCGAGCCCTCCTCGCGCTTGCCCGCCGACGCGTAGGTGACCATGCCCTCGTACTGCCAGCTGTCCTGCGTGTACTGGCCGCTGTCGGGGTCCCAGCCGGAGAACAGGCCGTCGCCGTCCTCGGCGTCGGTGTAGCCCTCGTTGATGATGGTCGCGGCGTTCGTGTAGCGGTCCACGTATTCCGGGAACCAGCGCTCGTTCTCGAGGATGTAATTGACGATCCCGCCCAGGAACGCAATGTCGCTGCCGGCACGCAGCGGCACGTGCAGGTCCGCCAGCGCGCTCGTGCGCGTGAAGCGCGGGTCGACGTGGATGATCTTCGCCCCGTGCTGCTTGGCCTCCATCACCCACTGGAAGCCCACGGGGTGGCACTCGGCCATGTTCGAGCCCTGGATGACGATGCAGTCGGAGTTCTGCAGGTCCTGCTGGAAGGTGGTGGCGCCGCCGCGACCGAACGAGGTCCCGAGACTCGGGACCGTGGAGCTGTGTCATATGCGCGCCTGGTTCTCGATCTGCACCGCGCCCATCGCCGTGAAGAACTTCTTGATGAGGTAGTTCTCCTCGTTGTCGAGCGTGGCCCCGCCGAGGTGCCCGAAGCCCATCGTCCGGTGCAGCTTGCCGCCCTCGGGCAGCTCGTCCTCCCAGCCGGACTCACGGGCGGCAATCACGCGGTCGGCGATCATGTCCATCGCGGTGTCGAGGTCCAGGTCCTGCCAGTCGCGGGCGTTGGGCGGGCGGTAGCGCACCGTGTACACGCGCTCGGGGCTCTGGACGAACTGCTTCGAGGCCGCGCCCTTGGGACACAGGCGCCCGCGCGAGATCGGCGAGTCAGGGTCGCCCTCGATCTGGGTGATCTCCCCGTCCTGCACGTAGACCTTCTGGCCGCAGCCCACGGCGCAATAAGGGCAGATGGACTGCACCACCCGGTCCGCGGAGGCCGTCCGCGGCCTCAGCTC is from Thermoleophilaceae bacterium and encodes:
- the fdh gene encoding formate dehydrogenase; translated protein: MEQLRGDPKALGRAARSERSRELRPRTASADRVVQSICPYCAVGCGQKVYVQDGEITQIEGDPDSPISRGRLCPKGAASKQFVQSPERVYTVRYRPPNARDWQDLDLDTAMDMIADRVIAARESGWEDELPEGGKLHRTMGFGHLGGATLDNEENYLIKKFFTAMGAVQIENQARIUHSSTVPSLGTSFGRGGATTFQQDLQNSDCIVIQGSNMAECHPVGFQWVMEAKQHGAKIIHVDPRFTRTSALADLHVPLRAGSDIAFLGGIVNYILENERWFPEYVDRYTNAATIINEGYTDAEDGDGLFSGWDPDSGQYTQDSWQYEGMVTYASAGKREEGSLLGEQSHGAHGGRLEHGEPPEVDHTLQHPRCVFQLLKRHYRRYTPEMVERICGVPKETFLEVAESLCENSGRERTSAFCYAVGWTQHTVGVQYIRAAAIVQLLLGNIGRPGGGILALRGHASIQGSTDIPTLYNILPGYLPMPHPHAHQNHRGYVEANAAHAGYWGHMEEYFTSLMKAWYGDAATEETDWAFDNLPRINGSHSAYQTALDMLDGKVSGYFVMGENPAVGSSNSRLHRLALAELDWLVVRDTSLIESATFWQDGPEVETGEIVPEDCGTEIFFLPAAAHTEKDGTFTNTQRLLQWHHKAVEPKGDCRSELWFMYHLGKRVREKLAASGDPKDRAVLDLTWDYPTHGPHDEPEAEAVLREINGYETAGGDPVPGYTSLKADGSTACGCWIYSGCYADGVNQTARRKPGGEQDWVAAEWAWAWPMNRRIIYNRASADPDGKPWSERKKYVWWDPEEGEWTGYDVPDFKASMPPDYEPSRNSRAEDALRGDQPFVMQADGRGWLYVPAGLTDGPFPTHYEPHESPVENLLYGQQSNPAREQFQRPGNEDNAGGVFPYVVTTYRLTEHHTAGGMSRTVPHLSELQPEMFCEISPELAAERGLEHGEWATIVSARSAIEARVLVTERMAPLRMDGRTVHQVGLPYHWGWRGVSVGDSANDLFAIVLDPNVHIQEAKAATCDIVPGRRPRGPALPAFVAGYRGRRS
- a CDS encoding 4Fe-4S dicluster domain-containing protein, whose translation is MTYGPEQRERVGFFTDTSVCIGCKACEVACKEWNGIPDDHQGFTGESYDNTSELNANTWRHVAFVEQRVPLSADDGEGDLVKVAAANELAQENGGMAADGGMRWLMSSDVCKHCTHAACLDVCPTGALFRTEFDTVVVQEDVCNGCGYCVPACPFGVLDRREEDGRVWKCTLCYDRLKDDREPACAQACPTDSIQFGEHDELLTRARARVESLKEQGLADARLYLDGPGDGIGAAGAFFLLLDEPEVYGLPPDPVDTTFDLPEIWRAVGAAALAVGAGVAAAFIGGRR